A window from Leuconostoc mesenteroides subsp. mesenteroides encodes these proteins:
- a CDS encoding YegS/Rv2252/BmrU family lipid kinase — protein sequence MKRARIIYNPTSGREAIKREMLDILAVYEKAGYETSAFATTPEPLSAAKEARRAAEVGFDLIVAAGGDGTINEVVNGLSPLTKRPMMAVIPAGTTNDYARALKLPRDEPLEAAKVILQNETIKMDIGKIEKDNEIKYFMNIAALGTISEVTYAVPSLMKSLYGYLAYLVKGAELITRVKAVNAKVIFDDGEYSGKTSMIFLALTNSVGGFESIVPDAKLDDGRFTLLIIKEANLAQMLQMVAQMINGGKHIDNPKLIYKKTNKVEILPLDNDQMKVNLDGEYGGDAPMKFTDLQQHIEFVANRSGMSENSVSVAKRKFVEEAEKLDTK from the coding sequence ATGAAACGAGCAAGAATTATCTATAATCCAACCTCTGGTCGCGAGGCCATCAAACGTGAGATGCTTGATATCCTCGCAGTTTATGAAAAAGCTGGGTATGAAACTTCGGCTTTCGCCACTACACCAGAGCCACTAAGTGCGGCGAAAGAAGCAAGACGTGCTGCTGAGGTTGGTTTTGATCTTATTGTCGCAGCGGGTGGAGATGGAACAATTAACGAGGTTGTTAATGGACTATCTCCCTTAACAAAGCGTCCAATGATGGCAGTCATACCGGCAGGTACAACCAATGACTATGCACGTGCACTGAAATTACCTCGTGATGAACCATTAGAGGCAGCAAAAGTAATTTTGCAAAATGAAACCATTAAAATGGACATAGGCAAAATTGAAAAAGATAACGAAATTAAGTATTTTATGAACATTGCTGCTTTAGGGACTATTAGCGAGGTAACGTATGCGGTGCCTTCGTTGATGAAATCATTATATGGCTATTTGGCTTATTTGGTTAAGGGGGCAGAGCTGATTACTCGAGTTAAAGCAGTTAATGCTAAGGTTATATTTGACGATGGTGAGTATTCAGGGAAAACTTCAATGATCTTTTTAGCACTGACTAATTCGGTCGGTGGTTTTGAGTCCATCGTTCCAGATGCAAAGTTAGACGATGGTCGCTTTACGCTCTTAATCATTAAAGAGGCTAACTTGGCACAGATGCTACAGATGGTGGCGCAGATGATTAATGGTGGTAAGCATATTGACAATCCTAAGTTAATCTACAAAAAAACGAACAAAGTAGAAATTTTACCGCTAGATAATGATCAAATGAAAGTAAATTTAGATGGTGAATATGGTGGTGATGCACCAATGAAATTTACTGATTTACAACAGCATATTGAATTTGTTGCCAACCGTTCTGGTATGTCAGAAAATTCTGTAAGTGTTGCTAAACGTAAATTTGTTGAAGAAGCTGAAAAACTAGATACAAAATAA
- the gatB gene encoding Asp-tRNA(Asn)/Glu-tRNA(Gln) amidotransferase subunit GatB — protein sequence MGTGNFETTIGLEVHVEMQTNSKLLSPSPVHYGDKPNTNTNVIDFGYPGVLPVANKGALEYGMRVALALHAQISPMIRWDRKNYFYPDNPKAYQTTQSQTPIGTNGYLDVTLADGTVKRIHIAEMHVEEDAGKNTHGSDGYSYVDLNRQGTPLIEIVSEPDIASPDEAYAYLEQLRQVILFTGVSEAKMQEGQMRADVNVSLRPFGSDQYGTKVEMKNINSFNYVRNALIFEEKRQAEVLRSGGVIQQETRRYDEPTKSTILMRVKEGADDYRYFPEPDLSPVVIDQKWIDEVAADLPKSASERREAYVNNLGIEPYDAEVLTQTLAMSDFYDATVSLGADPKRAANYLIGDVNAYMNKNQVELQDTRLTPDHLAGMIKLIEDGTISTKQAKQVFEAIMIGEEPEAFAKKHGLVQLSDPDLLLGWITEVLDNNPQSIEDFKGGKDRATGYLIGQLMKMSKGQANPSVLNKLLLSELKKR from the coding sequence ATGGGAACTGGAAATTTTGAAACAACGATTGGACTTGAAGTCCACGTTGAAATGCAAACAAACTCAAAGCTGCTGTCACCTTCACCTGTTCATTATGGTGACAAGCCAAATACTAATACAAACGTAATTGACTTTGGTTATCCTGGTGTTTTGCCGGTAGCAAACAAAGGCGCATTAGAATATGGTATGCGCGTTGCGTTGGCACTGCATGCACAAATTTCGCCAATGATTCGTTGGGACCGCAAAAATTATTTTTATCCTGATAACCCTAAGGCTTATCAAACAACACAATCACAGACACCAATTGGTACTAACGGTTATTTAGATGTGACATTGGCCGATGGAACTGTGAAGCGTATTCACATTGCAGAAATGCACGTCGAAGAAGATGCGGGTAAAAATACACACGGATCTGATGGCTATTCTTATGTTGATTTAAATCGTCAAGGAACACCATTGATTGAAATTGTTTCAGAACCTGATATTGCTTCACCAGATGAAGCTTATGCTTACTTAGAACAGTTACGCCAAGTCATTTTATTTACAGGTGTTTCTGAAGCTAAGATGCAAGAAGGTCAAATGCGAGCAGATGTCAATGTGTCACTCAGACCATTTGGATCAGATCAATATGGAACGAAAGTTGAAATGAAAAATATTAACTCATTCAACTATGTTCGTAATGCATTGATTTTCGAAGAGAAGCGTCAAGCAGAGGTGTTGCGTTCTGGCGGTGTGATTCAACAAGAAACCCGACGTTACGATGAACCAACTAAATCAACAATCTTAATGCGTGTCAAAGAGGGAGCTGATGATTACCGTTACTTCCCAGAACCTGACTTGTCTCCTGTAGTCATCGATCAAAAATGGATTGATGAGGTTGCTGCAGACTTACCAAAATCAGCAAGTGAACGTCGAGAAGCCTATGTAAATAACTTAGGCATCGAGCCTTATGATGCAGAAGTTTTGACGCAGACGCTTGCTATGTCTGATTTTTATGATGCGACCGTATCTTTAGGAGCTGATCCTAAACGTGCGGCTAACTATCTAATTGGTGATGTAAATGCCTACATGAATAAAAATCAAGTCGAACTGCAAGACACACGTTTGACTCCTGATCATTTGGCAGGCATGATTAAGTTGATTGAAGATGGAACGATCTCGACAAAGCAAGCCAAGCAGGTCTTTGAAGCGATTATGATTGGCGAAGAGCCAGAAGCCTTTGCTAAAAAGCATGGTTTAGTTCAATTAAGTGATCCAGATTTGTTATTAGGTTGGATTACTGAAGTGTTGGACAACAATCCGCAATCTATTGAAGATTTCAAGGGTGGTAAAGACCGTGCTACTGGATACCTTATTGGGCAACTTATGAAAATGTCCAAAGGACAAGCAAATCCAAGTGTTTTGAATAAGTTATTGTTGTCAGAGTTGAAAAAACGATAA
- the gatC gene encoding Asp-tRNA(Asn)/Glu-tRNA(Gln) amidotransferase subunit GatC, producing the protein MAETIITRDEVAHVAGLAKLAFNDADLDQFTTQLGDILNIFDTLNEVNTDDVIPTYSVTENVNHLREDVANNWNQKQELLNNAPLEAADLIKVPAILNGEGE; encoded by the coding sequence ATGGCCGAAACAATAATCACACGTGACGAAGTTGCCCATGTTGCAGGGTTAGCCAAATTAGCTTTTAACGATGCTGATCTTGACCAATTTACAACACAACTGGGTGATATCTTGAATATTTTTGATACGTTGAACGAGGTAAATACTGACGATGTTATCCCAACGTACTCAGTAACGGAAAACGTTAACCACTTACGTGAAGATGTTGCAAACAACTGGAATCAAAAACAAGAACTTCTTAACAATGCACCACTTGAAGCCGCAGATTTAATTAAAGTTCCTGCAATTTTGAATGGTGAGGGGGAATAA
- the gatA gene encoding Asp-tRNA(Asn)/Glu-tRNA(Gln) amidotransferase subunit GatA, translated as MTINYFEHDLTSLHNQLVNKEVSAVDLTRASLDNISKTDDKLNAFISTNPDEAIAQAQKIDEKSDFSNVLTGLPLGLKDNMATKGIQTTGASHILEGFKPVYNATVVEKLQNLGAVSVGKTNMDEFAMGGSTETSYYKQTSNAWDHSKVPGGSSGGSAAAVAAGQVPFALGSDTGGSIRQPAAFNGIVGLKPTYGRVSRWGLFAMASSLDQIGPFTRTVKDNATVLNAIAGFDEKDSTSSQREVPDFTAKLSGDVKGLKIAVPKEYFGEGIDPKVAKQVKAAIAQLEALGATVDEVSLPHTKYGVAAYYIIMSSEASSNLQRYDGVRYGFRADDVKNLEDLYVKTRSEGFGDEVKRRIMLGTFSLSAGAYDAFFKKAAKIRTLLIEDFNKVFENYDVIVGPTAPTAAYGLGEEVDDPTAMYLADVLTIPVNLAGLPGLSVNAGFVDGLPVGLQIIGKPFDEQTVYQTGYAYEQASRLFEQHPDVAKEY; from the coding sequence ATGACGATTAATTATTTTGAGCATGATTTAACTTCTTTGCACAATCAGTTGGTAAACAAAGAAGTAAGTGCGGTAGATTTGACACGTGCATCGCTTGATAACATTTCTAAAACCGATGATAAGTTAAATGCATTTATCAGTACAAACCCAGACGAAGCTATAGCACAAGCTCAAAAAATTGATGAAAAATCTGATTTTTCGAATGTTTTGACGGGTCTCCCTTTGGGATTGAAAGATAATATGGCAACCAAGGGCATTCAAACAACAGGTGCTTCACATATTTTGGAAGGCTTTAAGCCGGTCTATAATGCGACAGTGGTAGAGAAATTGCAAAACCTTGGAGCAGTATCCGTTGGAAAGACTAACATGGATGAATTTGCCATGGGTGGTTCAACAGAAACCTCGTACTATAAACAAACATCAAATGCGTGGGATCATAGTAAAGTACCCGGTGGATCATCGGGTGGATCAGCTGCAGCAGTTGCTGCTGGACAAGTGCCATTTGCATTGGGATCTGATACTGGAGGTTCAATTCGCCAGCCAGCTGCTTTTAATGGCATTGTTGGCCTAAAGCCTACGTATGGTCGTGTTTCACGTTGGGGCTTGTTTGCTATGGCTTCTTCACTTGATCAAATCGGTCCTTTCACAAGAACAGTGAAAGATAATGCAACCGTACTAAATGCTATTGCCGGTTTCGACGAAAAAGATTCAACTTCATCGCAGCGTGAAGTGCCTGATTTCACTGCAAAATTAAGCGGTGATGTTAAGGGATTGAAAATTGCTGTGCCCAAAGAATATTTTGGTGAGGGTATTGATCCGAAAGTTGCCAAGCAAGTCAAAGCTGCTATTGCGCAATTGGAAGCATTGGGAGCAACTGTTGACGAAGTAAGTCTGCCACACACTAAATATGGTGTGGCTGCGTACTATATTATTATGTCATCAGAAGCATCATCTAACTTACAACGTTATGATGGTGTGCGATATGGTTTCCGTGCCGATGACGTTAAAAACTTGGAAGATTTATATGTCAAAACACGTTCAGAAGGTTTTGGCGACGAAGTTAAGCGTCGAATCATGTTAGGAACGTTCTCATTGTCAGCCGGTGCGTATGACGCTTTCTTTAAGAAGGCCGCCAAAATTCGTACATTGTTGATTGAAGACTTTAATAAGGTTTTTGAAAACTATGATGTCATTGTTGGGCCTACTGCGCCAACAGCTGCATATGGCCTTGGTGAAGAGGTGGATGATCCTACAGCAATGTACCTGGCAGATGTTTTGACAATTCCAGTAAACTTAGCTGGTTTACCTGGTTTGTCAGTCAATGCTGGATTTGTTGATGGTTTGCCTGTAGGCTTGCAGATTATTGGTAAGCCATTTGATGAACAGACTGTCTATCAAACAGGATATGCTTACGAACAAGCTAGCCGTTTGTTTGAACAGCATCCTGATGTTGCGAAAGAATATTAA
- the rlmD gene encoding 23S rRNA (uracil(1939)-C(5))-methyltransferase RlmD: MAKANRVYKTKAPVVKNQEIEATVIDITYQGMGVVKVDNFPIFVVDAIPGEIVRVIITKVLKSYAFGRVTRRVQESENRVQNANKIAITTGIAPLANLKYEAQLTFKQRQIEELFKKVNVDVDVAPTIGMENPTGYRNKAQVPVQMINGKLETGFYRRGSHRLVPIEDFYIQDPKVDEAVRITRNILRELGVSAYEEETKKGVIRHIMARRGYYSHELMVVIITNTKKLPNSDLIAEKLSAKLPELTSVIHNINNHDTNVIMGQWNETIWGEDDIHDQLMGKDFVIGPNSFYQVNPQTTSTLYSLAAEKANLKPTDIVVDAYSGIGTITLSVADKVKKIYGVDVVEGAIEDAEKNAKNNQITNVEFVLADAPEQMAKWADEGLKPNVVFVDPPRKGLTQELIDAVKAMNPETFVYISCNPATLARDAVQILAAGFEIEGAVQPLDQFPQTTHVESITVFKKVEDK; the protein is encoded by the coding sequence ATGGCGAAAGCTAATCGAGTATATAAAACCAAAGCACCAGTAGTTAAAAATCAGGAAATTGAAGCAACCGTGATTGATATTACATATCAAGGCATGGGTGTTGTTAAGGTTGATAATTTTCCGATATTTGTTGTTGACGCTATTCCGGGAGAAATTGTCCGCGTAATTATCACAAAGGTACTAAAAAGTTATGCATTTGGACGTGTAACCAGACGTGTTCAGGAATCCGAAAATCGTGTTCAAAATGCCAACAAAATAGCAATTACAACAGGCATTGCCCCGCTAGCTAATTTGAAATATGAGGCACAACTAACGTTTAAACAACGCCAAATTGAAGAATTATTTAAAAAAGTTAATGTAGATGTTGATGTGGCGCCGACTATTGGTATGGAAAATCCAACAGGGTACCGTAATAAGGCACAAGTACCTGTACAAATGATCAATGGTAAATTAGAAACAGGTTTTTACCGTCGTGGATCACATCGTTTAGTACCAATTGAAGATTTTTATATCCAAGACCCAAAGGTTGATGAAGCAGTTCGTATTACGCGAAATATTTTACGTGAGCTAGGTGTTTCTGCTTATGAAGAAGAAACTAAAAAAGGTGTGATTCGTCATATTATGGCACGACGAGGCTATTATTCACATGAATTAATGGTTGTTATCATCACGAATACCAAAAAGTTGCCTAATAGTGATTTAATTGCTGAAAAACTCAGTGCAAAACTACCTGAATTAACGAGTGTTATCCACAATATCAATAATCACGATACCAACGTGATTATGGGACAATGGAATGAAACAATTTGGGGTGAAGACGATATTCACGATCAACTAATGGGTAAAGATTTTGTTATTGGACCAAACTCATTCTATCAGGTTAACCCACAAACTACTTCGACATTATATTCGCTCGCAGCTGAAAAGGCTAATTTGAAACCAACTGATATTGTTGTTGATGCTTATTCGGGTATCGGCACAATTACGTTATCGGTTGCGGATAAAGTGAAAAAAATATATGGTGTCGATGTTGTTGAGGGAGCAATTGAAGATGCTGAAAAAAACGCCAAAAATAACCAGATTACAAATGTTGAATTTGTATTGGCTGACGCACCAGAGCAAATGGCCAAATGGGCAGATGAAGGATTAAAGCCAAATGTTGTCTTTGTTGATCCACCACGAAAAGGATTGACACAAGAATTAATTGATGCAGTTAAAGCAATGAATCCTGAAACATTTGTATATATAAGTTGTAATCCAGCAACACTTGCGCGTGACGCTGTTCAAATTTTGGCTGCAGGATTTGAAATTGAAGGTGCGGTTCAGCCACTTGATCAATTCCCACAAACAACTCACGTTGAAAGTATTACGGTTTTCAAAAAAGTAGAAGATAAATAA
- the rpsO gene encoding 30S ribosomal protein S15, with protein sequence MALTQERKNEIIKAYARHEGDTGSAEVQIAVLTADINELNTHMAAHKHDFHSQRGLMKKIGSRRNLLRYLRNTDIQRYRELIQRLGLRR encoded by the coding sequence ATGGCACTTACACAAGAACGTAAGAACGAAATCATCAAGGCATACGCCCGCCACGAAGGCGATACAGGTTCAGCTGAAGTACAAATCGCAGTTTTGACTGCCGATATTAACGAGTTGAACACACACATGGCAGCTCACAAGCATGATTTCCACTCACAACGTGGATTAATGAAGAAGATTGGTAGCCGTCGTAACTTACTACGTTACCTCCGCAATACTGATATTCAACGTTATCGTGAATTGATCCAACGCTTAGGTTTGCGTCGTTAA